The genomic region CGGAGCAGCGGCACCAGCCGCAGGACGAGATCGAGCTTCTTGGCCGACAGAAAGACCTGATCGGAATTGCGTTCGTGGATGACGACTTGCGAAAGTTCCAGCCGGATCTTGGGAAAGACGGTGAACTTGACACGATGCACGTCGATCTTCCGCCCGAGGTTCTGCTCGAGCTGCCGCAGGAAGAAGTCTTTGAGATAATCGTCGCCCGTCAGGTAGGGGGACAGAAGCAGGAACGTGATGCCGCCCACGACGACCAGAACAATGAAGGCGACCACCACGCGTGTGCGCGACACTCAGTTTCTCCAGAAATCCGGCAGGGATTTGTCGGCTAGATGCGTCTCCGCTCGCGTCGCGGCAGCCTGCGCACGACTTATGCGAGGTTGGAATCATCTTACCGGACGCCGGCCAAGAAATCCACCAAGTCCGCGTCGGATTTGAGATTTTTCGCGGTCTCCACGAGAAATCTTCTGGTGCGGCCACTGCGGGGCCGGTATAATCCGCCCGCCCCACCCCGACGGACGGACCGCCCACGTGACCAGACACTCCATCACATCGACACCGATCCGCTGGCTCATTCTCGGACTCCTGTTTCTGACCAGTGTGGTGACCTACATCGATCGCGTGAACATCTCGGTCGCGGCCCGCCACATGATGCCCGCGTTCGGGTTGACCGATCAGGAGATGGGCTGGGTGTTCTCCGCCTTCGTGGCCGGCTATGCGCTCTTTCAAATTCCGGGTGGATGGTTGGCGGACCGGTGGGGCGCGAGAGCAGTGCTCACGGGCGCGCTGCTCTGGTGGTCGGTTTGCTCGGCCTTCACCGCCTTGGCGGCCACCTCGGTCCTGGCCGACGTCGCCGGCATTCTCGGCGCGCTCATCATCGTGCGGTTCCTACTCGGCGTCGGTGAGGCCGTGGCCCTGCCCTGCTTCAATCGGGCCGTCGCCAATTGGATGCCAGCCGACGCGCGCGGCATCGGAATCGGCATCGCCATCGGCGGCATCGGCTTGGGCTCGGCCGTTACGCCCCCCATCGCCGCCTGGGTGATGGTCAACTGGGGCTGGCACATTGTCTTCTATCTCTCCGCAGCCGTCGGCCTGGCCATGGCGTTGATCTGGTGGACGCTGGCCCGTAACGATCCGGACGAGCATCCGTGGGTGAAAAACTTGTCGACGAACGGGCCGGCGGAACAGCCGCTTCACCCGCAGCCTCAGTCGGACGATGCCGTGCCCTGGCGTCGATTGGCTCGAACGCCGACGGTATGGTGGCTGGTGCTCAGCTACACCTGCCTGGGGTACGTGGCCTACCTCTATCTGTCATGGTTCTACCTCTATCTCGTGAACGTGCGGGGGTTCGACGTGCTGCGCGGCGGTCTCCACGGCGCCGCGCCATTTCTGGCCATGCTGATCGGCTGTCCGGCCGGAGGGTGGGTCACCGACCGTTTAGCCGCCCGCTATGGTGTGACGGCCGGGCGGGGGATCGCGGGAATCGGCGGCATGGCGGCGGCCGGCTGCGCCATCATCGCCGGCGCCTTTGCCGTTTCTCCGTTGATCGCGATCGCAAGCCTCTCCGTCGGCGCCGGTTGTCTCTACTTCACGGTCGGCGCCTATTGGGCGTCCACGACCGACCTGTCAAAAGCCCACGCCGGTACCCTGTCCGGCCTCATGAATACCGGCGCGAACGTCGGCGGAGCCATCTCGCCGGTCCTCACACCCTGGATCGCCGGGCATTGGGGGTGGCCGATCTCCCTCGCCGCAGCCGGCTTCGTCGCCTTCACCGGCGCCGCGTTGTGGCTCAGGATCAAGCCCGGGGACGGACTGAGACATGTTCAATGTTGAATGATGTATGTGGAGTTCGCGACGCGTTGGTCCGACTCCATGGCCATGTCACGTGAAATATTGCGCATTCACCAGTACAAACCGGGCTTGCCTCCGGCAAGACCGGCTTGTTACATTCGGCGCGTGACGATGGAATTCAAAAAGATCGATCCCCGAGCCACGATCACGACCAAGTTCGGCGAGATCAAGATCCGCTTTTACCCCGACGCCGCCCCTCGGCACGTCGAAAACTTCATGAACCTGGCGAAAATGGGATTCTTCGACGGGACCACGTTTCACCGGATCGTGCCGGGCTTCGTCATTCAGGGCGGCGATCCGTTGAGCAAGACAGCCGACCGACGCAGCCATGGATCCGGAGGGCCCGGCTACTGGCTGAACCCCGAACTGAGCGACAGGCCGCACAAGCGTGGCGCCGTCTCCATGGCGAAGACGCCGCGCGACGGCAGCAGCACCCGGGACTTCAACGACAACGGATCGCAGTTCTTCATCTGCCTGGACGACAACAGCGGCCTCGACCGCCGCTACAGTGTTTTTGGGGAGGTGTTTCGAGGATTGGACGTGATCGACAAGATCGCCGCCCTCCCGCGCGATGAATTCGACAATCCGCTCGAGGCGGTCACGATGACCGTGACGGTAAAAGACTAGCGCCCGCCGCGTCCCGCCGATCCGTTTGCTCGCCGCTCCAGGATTTCTTCCTGCTGGACACGATGGCATAGCCGGCCGGAACCAGGAACAGCGTGACGATCGTGGATACCAGGAGTCCGCCGATCAATACGACCCCGATTTGCCGGCGGCTGGCCGCCCCGGCGCCCGTCGCCAGGGCCAGCGGCAGCGCGCCCAGGATCGTCGCGCTGGTCGTCATGAGAATGGGGCGCAAGCGCAACGTCGCCGCTTCGATCACGGCGTCCGTGCGGTTCATTCCCCGCTCGCGCAGCTGATTGGCAAACTCGACGATCAGAATGGCGTTCTTGCTCACCAGGCCGATCAGGATGACCAGGCCGATCTGGCTGTAGATGCCGAGCGTGCCCTTGGTCAACCAGAGCGCGATCAAACCACCGGTCACCGCGGGCGGCACGGCCAGCAGGATGGTCACGGGATCGCGGAAGCTTTCGAACTGGGCCGACAGCACCAGATAGATGACGGCCAGTGCGAGTCCGAACGTGAAGTACATGTTGCGGTTGCTCTCCGCATATTCCTTGGCCTCCCCCGCATAGGTCACGCGCATACCGGCGTTGACCAAACTCTTCGCTTCCCGCTCGATGTAGGTCAAGGCATCGCCCATGGTAAAGCCTGCGGCGAGTCCGGCGCTGAGCATCACGGCCCGCATGCGGTCCACGTGATTGAGCGATTCGGGAGCCGACTCCTCCTTGACGCTGACCACATTGCTCAATTGCACGAACTCCTCACCGTTGCCGCGCACGTAGAGGTCGCTGATGTCGGACGGTTTTTCCCGGTGGCGGTCGTCCACCTTGACGATCACGTTGTATTGCCGCCCGTTTCTCGAAAATGTGCTCACGGCGCGCCCGCTGAGCAGCGTTTCGAGCGTGCGGCCGATCACGGACACCGACACGCCGAGGTCCGCCGCCTTTGCGCGATGCGCTTCGACGGTCAGATGGGGCTTGTCCAGCATGAGATCAATCTCCGGCGCAACGAAACCCGGATGCTCCGAGAGCTTGCCCAAGAACATCTTCGCCGTCCGCTCCAATTCCTGAAAGTCCACGCCGCCGATGACAAACTGAAAGGAAGCCTTTTCGGATCCCTCGCTGATGGGAGGCGGATTCATCAAAAACGCCTTCACGCCGGCCAGCTGCGGCATCAGCACGTTCAATTCGGACACGATCTCCTGTTGCGAGCGGGATCGGTCCCTCCAATCCTTCAGGGTGACCCAGACTCCGGCGCGATTGACGATGGTCGGCCGGTCCCCTCGGCCCACGACGGTATAGGTCGTGTCCACCTCCGGGATTCTCTTGATCATGGCCTCCAATTGCTCCGCGTAGGTATCCGTATAGCGGATGGTCGCCCCTTGCGGAGCCGAGAGGTGTCCCGCAAACCACCCCACGTCCTCCATCGGCGCCAATTCGGACGGAAGACGCACCATGATCAACAAACTTGCGAGACTCGCTCCCACGCCGATCACCAGAATCGCGACATGCATGCCCATGGCCCGGACAAGTCCCTGCCGGTAAGCGCCCATCACCCGTCCCCAAACCCGCTCGCCGAACGTCAGC from Nitrospira japonica harbors:
- a CDS encoding efflux RND transporter permease subunit, giving the protein MRLSTLSIHRPVFAVVMTLLLVLFGILSYLRLDVREYPDIKPPVVSVRTVYPGAGASIIETNVTTTLEDVLSGVQGLRSITSNSREEVSTVTLEFDIDRNLDSATNDVRDRISSVRSLLPLGIQEPIVSKAASDGTEVVWLAVASDRHSELEITDIADRFIKPRLVIIPGVSSVFMDGERRYAMRIWLDPGMLAARRLTVQDVEEALRAQNASIPSGRIESDRMEFGVSLKGTLQTESQFGDLIVAYRDGYPVRIRDVARVELSAEDTRKLSRINGVPCVGVAVMKQSKSNALAVARAVKERVPEIAASLPDGIALTVAWDSTVSIEHSLHEVYVALGISLVLVTLVIFGFLGNARATLVPAVAIPASIIGTFTVMALTGCSLNVLTLLALVLAVGLVVDDAIIVLENIHRRMAEGMPGIQAAVEGTKEISFAVIATTISLVTVFIPIAFLTGIVGRLFAELAIAVASAVLLSGFIALTLTPMMTGRLIRATAESPRLTFGERVWGRVMGAYRQGLVRAMGMHVAILVIGVGASLASLLIMVRLPSELAPMEDVGWFAGHLSAPQGATIRYTDTYAEQLEAMIKRIPEVDTTYTVVGRGDRPTIVNRAGVWVTLKDWRDRSRSQQEIVSELNVLMPQLAGVKAFLMNPPPISEGSEKASFQFVIGGVDFQELERTAKMFLGKLSEHPGFVAPEIDLMLDKPHLTVEAHRAKAADLGVSVSVIGRTLETLLSGRAVSTFSRNGRQYNVIVKVDDRHREKPSDISDLYVRGNGEEFVQLSNVVSVKEESAPESLNHVDRMRAVMLSAGLAAGFTMGDALTYIEREAKSLVNAGMRVTYAGEAKEYAESNRNMYFTFGLALAVIYLVLSAQFESFRDPVTILLAVPPAVTGGLIALWLTKGTLGIYSQIGLVILIGLVSKNAILIVEFANQLRERGMNRTDAVIEAATLRLRPILMTTSATILGALPLALATGAGAASRRQIGVVLIGGLLVSTIVTLFLVPAGYAIVSSRKKSWSGEQTDRRDAAGASLLPSRSS
- a CDS encoding peptidylprolyl isomerase — encoded protein: MAMSREILRIHQYKPGLPPARPACYIRRVTMEFKKIDPRATITTKFGEIKIRFYPDAAPRHVENFMNLAKMGFFDGTTFHRIVPGFVIQGGDPLSKTADRRSHGSGGPGYWLNPELSDRPHKRGAVSMAKTPRDGSSTRDFNDNGSQFFICLDDNSGLDRRYSVFGEVFRGLDVIDKIAALPRDEFDNPLEAVTMTVTVKD
- a CDS encoding MFS transporter, giving the protein MTRHSITSTPIRWLILGLLFLTSVVTYIDRVNISVAARHMMPAFGLTDQEMGWVFSAFVAGYALFQIPGGWLADRWGARAVLTGALLWWSVCSAFTALAATSVLADVAGILGALIIVRFLLGVGEAVALPCFNRAVANWMPADARGIGIGIAIGGIGLGSAVTPPIAAWVMVNWGWHIVFYLSAAVGLAMALIWWTLARNDPDEHPWVKNLSTNGPAEQPLHPQPQSDDAVPWRRLARTPTVWWLVLSYTCLGYVAYLYLSWFYLYLVNVRGFDVLRGGLHGAAPFLAMLIGCPAGGWVTDRLAARYGVTAGRGIAGIGGMAAAGCAIIAGAFAVSPLIAIASLSVGAGCLYFTVGAYWASTTDLSKAHAGTLSGLMNTGANVGGAISPVLTPWIAGHWGWPISLAAAGFVAFTGAALWLRIKPGDGLRHVQC